A single region of the Mycobacterium avium subsp. avium genome encodes:
- a CDS encoding LysM peptidoglycan-binding domain-containing protein produces the protein MTVIHTLAPRPSSLRRPVNGPVQGVRYGRDGLTRPRRPGPVRPAGAATRYHGTGVAMSVAPHRRRSVTWVTTVGLALAAGAITLWLGLVANVGQVLNGDAPSSAAHVPDRLAVVRVDPGESLSDVAHRVAPDAPAAQVADRIRELNDLNSPTLVAGQTLIAPVG, from the coding sequence ATGACAGTCATCCATACGCTTGCGCCGCGTCCGAGCAGTCTTCGGCGTCCGGTCAACGGACCGGTTCAGGGCGTTCGGTACGGCCGCGACGGGCTGACCCGTCCACGCCGGCCGGGGCCGGTCCGGCCCGCCGGGGCGGCGACCCGCTACCACGGCACCGGGGTGGCCATGTCGGTTGCCCCGCACCGGCGGCGCTCGGTCACCTGGGTGACGACGGTCGGGCTGGCGTTGGCCGCGGGGGCGATCACGCTGTGGCTGGGTCTGGTCGCCAACGTCGGTCAGGTGCTCAACGGCGACGCGCCGAGCTCGGCCGCCCACGTCCCGGACCGGCTCGCCGTGGTGCGGGTCGACCCGGGGGAGTCGCTGTCCGACGTCGCCCACCGGGTGGCACCCGACGCGCCGGCCGCCCAGGTCGCCGACCGCATCCGCGAGCTCAACGACCTGAACTCGCCCACGTTGGTTGCCGGCCAGACGTTGATCGCTCCCGTCGGCTGA
- the lexA gene encoding transcriptional repressor LexA has translation MDDSNDSSSAGPDGRLHAVDPSLTERQRTILNVIRASVTSRGYPPSIREIGDAVGLTSTSSVAHQLRTLERKGYLRRDPNRPRAVDVRGVDDDVAAPATEVAGSDALPEPTFVPVLGRIAAGGPILAEEAVEDVFPLPRELVGDGTLFLLKVVGDSMVEAAICDGDWVVVRQQHVADNGDIVAAMIDGEATVKTFKRAGGQVWLMPHNPAFDPIPGNDATVLGKVVTVIRKV, from the coding sequence ATGGACGACAGCAACGACAGTTCATCAGCCGGACCGGACGGCCGGCTGCACGCCGTGGATCCCTCGCTGACCGAACGGCAGCGCACCATCCTGAACGTCATCCGCGCCTCGGTGACCAGCCGCGGCTACCCGCCGAGCATCCGGGAGATCGGCGACGCCGTCGGCCTGACGTCGACCTCCTCGGTGGCCCACCAGCTGCGCACCCTGGAACGCAAGGGCTATCTGCGCCGCGACCCCAACCGGCCGCGCGCGGTCGATGTCCGCGGCGTGGACGACGACGTGGCCGCGCCCGCCACCGAGGTGGCCGGCTCCGACGCGCTGCCCGAACCCACCTTCGTCCCGGTGCTCGGGCGGATCGCGGCCGGCGGGCCCATCCTCGCCGAGGAGGCCGTCGAGGACGTCTTTCCGCTGCCGCGCGAGTTGGTCGGCGACGGAACGCTTTTCCTGCTCAAGGTGGTCGGTGACTCGATGGTCGAGGCGGCGATCTGCGACGGCGACTGGGTGGTGGTGCGCCAGCAGCACGTCGCCGACAACGGCGACATCGTCGCGGCCATGATCGACGGCGAGGCCACCGTCAAGACGTTCAAACGCGCCGGCGGTCAGGTCTGGCTGATGCCGCACAACCCGGCGTTCGACCCCATTCCCGGTAACGACGCGACCGTGTTGGGCAAGGTGGTCACGGTGATCCGCAAGGTGTGA
- a CDS encoding LGFP repeat-containing protein, which translates to MRKLVGSALVSLTTTALAAVLLAPAATASPIGDAEAAIMAAWEKAGGDTSPLGARKGDVYPVGDGFALDFDGGKMFFTPATGAKFAYGPILDKYESLGGPAGSDLGFPAINEVPGLAGPDSRVVTFSASDKPVIFWTPEHGAHVVRGAINSAWDKLGSSGGVLGVPVGDETYTGEVSTQKFSGGQVSWNRQTKQFSTEPPGLADQLKGLQVAIDPTAAINTAWRAAGGPGGPLGAKQGGPTPVGGDGIVQNFAGGKVFFTPATGANALESDILAKYESLGGPAGSDLGFPTTNETDGGIGPSSRIATFSAPDKPVIFWTADHGAFVVRGAMRAAWDKLRAPAGKLGAPVGDQAVDGDVISQQFTGGKISWNRAKNTFSTDPSNLAPLLSGLQISGQNQPSSSAMPAHPKKFSWHWWWLMAAIPVAVLLVLLIWVLFVWRRRRPGPEATGYGVDHGYDAAEGQWGHDDADVATEHFGAPPSGEPPAGSGVAARVSWQRQAPADGGYGFEEEDPDAVDTDSIPVVSDEMLAEADYPAAEADYTDYTDAVPEVAEPETADDAAYADADYAEVDYPDVGYREDEYPDLAVPHTPPDADAVTGGIPAAEADDEYAELAAPQAQPEERPEPQPGPEEAAEAAGGAVDAGVAGTRPRSGRHAAADEEDASENGLAGPDGRPTIHLPLEDPYQAPEGYPIKASARYGLYYTPGSDLYRDTLPELWLSSEEVAQANGFTKAD; encoded by the coding sequence ATGCGCAAGCTGGTCGGAAGCGCGCTGGTCAGCTTGACGACCACAGCACTGGCCGCGGTACTCCTGGCGCCCGCCGCGACGGCGAGCCCGATCGGCGATGCCGAGGCGGCGATCATGGCGGCCTGGGAGAAGGCCGGCGGCGACACCTCCCCGCTGGGCGCCCGCAAGGGCGACGTGTATCCCGTCGGGGACGGGTTCGCGCTGGACTTCGACGGCGGCAAGATGTTCTTCACCCCGGCCACCGGCGCGAAATTCGCCTACGGGCCGATCCTGGACAAATACGAGTCGCTGGGTGGGCCGGCCGGCAGCGACCTGGGCTTCCCGGCCATCAACGAGGTGCCGGGCCTGGCCGGTCCCGACAGCCGGGTGGTCACCTTCTCGGCCAGCGACAAGCCGGTGATCTTCTGGACGCCCGAGCACGGCGCCCACGTGGTGCGCGGCGCCATCAACTCGGCCTGGGACAAGCTCGGCAGCTCGGGCGGGGTGCTCGGGGTGCCGGTCGGTGACGAGACCTACACCGGCGAGGTGTCCACCCAGAAATTCAGCGGCGGCCAGGTGTCCTGGAACCGGCAGACCAAGCAGTTCAGCACCGAACCGCCGGGGTTGGCCGACCAGTTGAAGGGTCTGCAGGTCGCCATCGATCCCACCGCCGCCATCAACACGGCCTGGCGCGCGGCCGGCGGGCCCGGCGGCCCGCTGGGCGCCAAGCAGGGCGGACCCACCCCGGTCGGCGGCGACGGGATCGTGCAGAACTTCGCCGGCGGCAAGGTGTTCTTCACCCCGGCCACCGGGGCGAACGCGCTGGAGAGCGACATCCTGGCCAAATACGAGTCGCTGGGCGGGCCGGCCGGCAGCGACCTGGGATTCCCCACCACCAACGAGACCGACGGCGGCATCGGGCCGTCCAGCCGGATCGCCACCTTCTCGGCCCCCGACAAGCCGGTGATCTTCTGGACGGCCGACCACGGCGCCTTCGTGGTGCGCGGCGCGATGCGGGCCGCCTGGGACAAACTCCGCGCTCCGGCCGGCAAACTGGGCGCGCCGGTCGGCGACCAGGCCGTGGACGGCGACGTGATCTCCCAGCAGTTCACCGGCGGCAAGATCTCCTGGAACCGGGCAAAGAACACGTTCAGCACCGACCCGTCGAACCTGGCGCCGCTGCTGTCCGGCCTGCAGATCTCGGGCCAGAACCAGCCGAGCAGTTCGGCCATGCCGGCCCACCCCAAGAAGTTCAGCTGGCATTGGTGGTGGCTGATGGCCGCGATCCCGGTCGCGGTCCTGCTGGTGCTGCTGATCTGGGTGCTGTTCGTCTGGCGCCGCCGCCGGCCCGGGCCCGAGGCCACCGGCTACGGCGTCGACCACGGCTACGACGCGGCCGAGGGGCAGTGGGGACACGACGACGCCGACGTGGCCACCGAGCACTTCGGCGCGCCGCCGTCCGGTGAGCCGCCGGCCGGGTCCGGGGTCGCCGCCCGGGTCAGTTGGCAGCGCCAGGCCCCCGCCGACGGCGGGTACGGGTTCGAGGAGGAGGACCCCGACGCGGTCGACACCGATTCGATCCCGGTGGTCTCCGACGAGATGCTCGCCGAAGCCGACTATCCCGCCGCCGAGGCCGATTACACCGACTACACCGACGCCGTCCCGGAGGTCGCCGAGCCCGAGACCGCCGACGACGCCGCCTACGCCGACGCCGACTACGCCGAGGTCGACTACCCGGATGTCGGCTATCGGGAGGACGAGTATCCCGACCTCGCCGTGCCGCACACCCCGCCCGACGCCGACGCCGTGACCGGCGGCATCCCGGCCGCCGAGGCCGACGACGAATACGCCGAGCTGGCCGCGCCGCAAGCGCAGCCCGAAGAGCGCCCGGAACCGCAGCCGGGACCGGAGGAGGCGGCGGAGGCCGCCGGCGGTGCCGTCGACGCCGGTGTTGCCGGGACCCGACCGCGGTCTGGGCGGCACGCCGCCGCGGACGAGGAGGACGCCTCGGAGAACGGTCTGGCCGGCCCGGACGGGCGGCCGACGATCCACCTGCCGCTGGAGGACCCCTACCAGGCGCCGGAGGGTTACCCGATCAAGGCCAGCGCTCGCTACGGCCTGTACTACACGCCGGGCAGCGACCTGTACCGGGACACGCTGCCCGAGCTGTGGCTGTCCAGCGAAGAGGTCGCGCAGGCCAACGGTTTCACCAAGGCCGACTGA
- a CDS encoding acyl-CoA dehydrogenase family protein: MSSAIKYQRTLFESEHELFRESYRAFLDRHVAPCHDEWEKAKIVDRGVWLEAGKQGFLGMAVPEDYGGGGNPDFRYNTIITEETTRGRYSGIGFGLHNDIVAPYLLALATEEQKQRWLPKFCTGELITAIAMTEPGTGSDLQGIKTRAVKQGDHYVLNGSKTFITNGINSDLVIVVAQTDPDKGAQGFSLLVVERGMEGFERGRHLDKIGLDAQDTAELSFTDVHVPAENLLGQEGMGFIYLMQNLPQERISIAVMAAAAMEQVLEQTLEYTKERKAFGKSIGSFQNSRFVLAELATEATVVRMMVDEFVRLHLDHKLTAELAAMAKWYSTEKQVHLIDRCLQLHGGYGYMREYPVARAYLDARVQTIYGGTTEIMKEIIGRSLGV, translated from the coding sequence ATGAGCAGCGCCATCAAATACCAGCGCACGCTTTTCGAGTCAGAACACGAACTGTTCCGCGAGTCCTACCGGGCCTTCCTCGATCGTCACGTCGCGCCGTGTCACGACGAATGGGAGAAGGCGAAGATCGTCGACCGCGGGGTGTGGCTCGAGGCCGGCAAGCAGGGCTTCCTGGGCATGGCGGTGCCCGAGGACTACGGCGGCGGGGGCAATCCCGATTTCCGGTACAACACCATCATCACCGAGGAGACCACCCGCGGCCGCTACAGCGGGATCGGCTTCGGCCTGCACAACGACATCGTGGCGCCCTACCTGCTGGCTCTGGCCACCGAGGAGCAGAAGCAGCGCTGGCTGCCGAAATTCTGCACCGGAGAACTGATTACGGCGATCGCGATGACCGAGCCGGGCACCGGCAGCGACCTGCAGGGCATCAAGACCCGTGCGGTCAAGCAGGGCGACCACTACGTGCTCAACGGGTCAAAGACGTTCATCACCAACGGAATCAACTCCGATCTGGTGATCGTGGTGGCCCAGACCGATCCGGACAAGGGGGCGCAGGGCTTTTCGCTGCTCGTGGTGGAGCGCGGCATGGAGGGCTTCGAGCGGGGACGGCACCTGGACAAGATCGGGCTGGACGCCCAGGACACCGCCGAGCTGTCCTTCACCGACGTGCACGTGCCCGCCGAGAACCTGCTGGGCCAGGAGGGCATGGGATTCATCTACCTGATGCAGAACCTGCCGCAGGAACGGATCTCGATCGCCGTCATGGCGGCCGCGGCGATGGAGCAGGTGCTGGAGCAGACGCTGGAATACACCAAGGAGCGCAAGGCATTCGGCAAGTCCATCGGCAGCTTCCAGAACAGCCGTTTCGTGCTGGCCGAGCTGGCGACGGAGGCCACCGTGGTGCGCATGATGGTCGACGAGTTCGTCCGCCTGCACCTGGACCACAAGCTGACCGCCGAGCTGGCCGCCATGGCCAAGTGGTACTCCACCGAAAAGCAGGTGCACCTGATCGACCGCTGCCTGCAATTGCACGGCGGCTACGGCTACATGCGCGAATACCCGGTCGCCCGTGCCTATCTCGATGCCCGGGTGCAGACCATTTACGGCGGCACCACCGAGATCATGAAGGAAATCATCGGCCGCAGCCTCGGCGTCTAG
- the hflX gene encoding GTPase HflX has product MTHPEFRDDAPAITEPSTGELALEDRSALRRVAGLSTELTDISEVEYRQLRLERVVLVGVWTDGTAADSRASMAELAALAETAGSQVLEGLIQRRDKPDPSTYIGSGKAAELRDVVLATGADTVICDGELSPAQLTALEKAVKVKVIDRTALILDIFAQHATSREGKAHVSLAQMEYMLPRLRGWGESMSRQAGGRAGGSGGGVGLRGPGETKIETDRRRIRERMAKLRREIKDMKQVRDTQRSRRLHSDVPSIAIVGYTNAGKSSLLNALTGAGVLVQDALFATLEPTTRRAEWDDGRAFVLTDTVGFVRHLPTQLVEAFRSTLEEVVDADLLVHVVDGSDVNPLAQIDAVHQVISEVIADHHGDPPPELLVVNKTDAAGDVALAKLRHALPGAVFVSAATGDGIDGLRRRIAELAVPAEAAVDVVIPYHRGDLVARLHADGRVQQEEHNAEGTRIKARVPLALAGRLREFAAP; this is encoded by the coding sequence ATGACACATCCCGAATTCCGCGACGACGCTCCGGCCATCACGGAGCCGAGCACCGGCGAACTCGCCCTGGAAGACCGGTCGGCGCTGCGCCGCGTCGCCGGCCTGTCCACCGAGCTCACCGACATCTCCGAGGTCGAATACCGCCAGCTGCGGCTGGAACGGGTGGTGCTGGTCGGTGTGTGGACCGACGGCACCGCCGCCGACAGCCGGGCCAGCATGGCCGAGCTGGCCGCGCTGGCCGAGACGGCCGGCTCCCAGGTGCTCGAGGGGCTGATCCAGCGCCGCGACAAGCCCGACCCGTCGACCTACATCGGCTCGGGCAAGGCGGCCGAGCTGCGCGACGTGGTGCTGGCCACCGGCGCCGACACCGTGATCTGCGACGGCGAACTGTCCCCGGCGCAGCTGACCGCGCTGGAAAAGGCGGTGAAGGTCAAGGTGATCGACCGCACCGCGCTGATCCTCGATATCTTCGCCCAGCACGCCACCAGCCGGGAGGGCAAGGCGCACGTGTCGCTGGCCCAGATGGAGTACATGCTGCCGCGGCTGCGCGGCTGGGGCGAGTCGATGTCCCGGCAGGCCGGTGGCCGCGCCGGCGGCAGCGGGGGAGGCGTGGGGCTGCGCGGTCCCGGTGAGACCAAGATCGAAACCGATCGGCGCCGCATCCGCGAGCGGATGGCCAAGCTGCGCCGCGAGATCAAGGACATGAAGCAGGTCCGCGACACCCAGCGCAGCCGCCGGCTGCACAGCGACGTGCCCTCGATCGCCATCGTCGGCTACACCAACGCCGGCAAGTCCAGCCTGCTCAACGCGCTGACCGGGGCGGGCGTGCTGGTGCAGGACGCCCTGTTCGCCACCCTGGAGCCCACCACCCGGCGCGCCGAATGGGACGACGGCCGGGCGTTCGTGCTCACCGACACCGTCGGCTTCGTCCGGCACCTGCCCACCCAGCTGGTCGAGGCGTTCCGCTCCACCCTGGAGGAGGTCGTCGACGCCGATTTGCTGGTGCACGTCGTCGACGGCTCCGACGTCAACCCGCTGGCCCAGATCGACGCCGTGCACCAGGTGATCTCCGAGGTCATCGCCGACCATCACGGCGATCCGCCGCCCGAGCTGCTGGTGGTGAACAAGACCGACGCCGCCGGCGACGTGGCGCTGGCCAAGCTGCGGCACGCCCTGCCCGGCGCGGTGTTCGTGTCCGCGGCCACCGGGGACGGCATCGACGGCCTGCGCCGCCGGATCGCCGAGCTGGCGGTTCCGGCCGAGGCCGCCGTGGACGTGGTGATCCCGTATCACCGCGGCGACCTGGTGGCCCGGCTGCACGCCGACGGGCGGGTGCAGCAGGAGGAGCACAACGCCGAGGGCACCCGGATCAAGGCGCGCGTTCCGCTGGCCCTGGCCGGGCGGCTGCGCGAGTTCGCCGCCCCCTGA